A genome region from Sphaeramia orbicularis chromosome 19, fSphaOr1.1, whole genome shotgun sequence includes the following:
- the LOC115410470 gene encoding zinc finger MIZ domain-containing protein 1-like codes for MSQKKLQQRSSVIRHANLNGEDGVEQTAIKVSLKCPITFRRIQLPARGHDCKHVQCFDLESYLQLNCERGTWRCPVCNKTALLEGLEVDQYMWGILNAIQNSEFEEVTIDPTCSWRPVAIKSDIHIKEDPDGPLAKRFKTMSPSQMIMPNVMEMIAQLGPGPSPYPSLPAQQGGNNSEYSSQGNSYQGHGNFDSPTVTPVRRR; via the exons atgag TCAAAAGAAACTTCAGCAGCGTAGCAGCGTCATCAGGCACGCCAACCTCAACGGAGAGGACGGGGTGGAGCAGACGGCCATCAAGGTTTCCCTGAAATGTCCAATCACCTTCCGGCGAATACAGCTTCCAGCGAGAGGCCACGACTGCAAACACGTTCAG TGTTTTGATTTGGAATCGTATTTGCAACTGAACTGTGAGCGGGGGACATGGCGATGTCCAGTGTGCAA TAAAACAGCGTTGTTAGAAGGCCTCGAGGTGGACCAGTACATGTGGGGAATCTTAAACGCCATCCAGAA TTCGGAGTTCGAGGAGGTGACGATCGACCCGACGTGTAGCTGGCGGCCGGTGGCGATCAAATCCGACATCCACATTAAAGAGGATCCGGACGGACCGCTGGCCAAGAGGTTTAAGACAATGAGCCCCAGTCAGATGATCATGCCCAACGTGATGGAGATGATCGCTCAGCTCGGACCGGGGCCGTCGCCGTACCCGTCGCTACCTGCTCAGCAAGGAGGCAACAACAGCGAATACAGCAGTCAAG GCAACAGTTACCAGGGACACGGGAACTTCGACTCCCCCACGGTAACCCCGGTGCGACGTCGATGA
- the LOC115439708 gene encoding zinc finger MIZ domain-containing protein 1-like — protein MPDSIPHSAANDPSHGSLQQSLHASPHPGSQSGQQLHHSGPPQPSRQAPPPQQQQPPPPPQQQQQQQSGPNNHPHGDLSFNPSNSLDGQAGSDMPEPSLDLLPELANPDELLSYLDPPDLPSNSNDDLLSLFENN, from the exons ATGCCTGACTCA ATACCTCACTCTGCCGCCAATGACCCGTCTCATGGCTCGTTGCAGCAGAGCTTACATGCGTCTCCTCACCCTGGGAGCCAATCAGGGCAGCAGCTCCACCACAGCGGACCGCCTCAGCCGTCGCggcaggctccgccccctcagcagcagcagccgccCCCACCgccgcagcagcaacagcagcagcagtccgGCCCTAACAACCATCCCCATGGCGACCTGTCCTTCAACCCATCCAACAGTTTGGACGGCCAAGCGGGGTCGGACATGCCGGAGCCATCTTTAGAC CTTCTTCCAGAGCTCGCAAACCCAGACGAGCTGTTGTCGTACCTGGACCCCCCGGACCTCCCCAGCAATAGCAACGACGACCTTCTATCGCTCTTCGAAAACAACTGA